The segment GTTGCAAAAGATCATTGACTACTTCCCAGTCAGTGACCCGGCGGTGACTACAAACATCAATACGCCCGAGGAATATGAACAACTTCAGCGATAAGAGGGGCCCTATTCCCATTTCTGAAAAAGTTATTTCCCTTTCTGAAAAAGCTACTAGATTTATTGATGCCATCGTGGCGCTGCGCCCGGCGATTGCCGTATTCGATTGCGATGACACGCTGTGGAAGGGGGATTCGGGAAAAGGTTTTATGGATTGGGAGATTGAAAATAAGATCGTCTCCGATAAAGTGGCCGCCTGGGCCCGGGTGCGTTACGCCGAGTACGTGCAAGGTAAAGTCAGCGAGGAAGACATGTGCGGCGAGATGGTAGCGTGGCATAAGGGGACCGAGATTGCTGTGCTGGAAGACGCTGGAGAGCGCTATTTCGTGGAAAGGGTGGAAAAGCAGGTTTTCCCCGAGATGCAGGAGTTGGTGGCGCGCCTGATCAACGCGGGCTGCGATGTCTGGGCGGTTTCCTCAACGAATGAATGGGTGATCCGCGCCGGCGTGAGTCGCTATGGCATACGCGCCGACCACGTGTTGGCGGTGAGTCTTGAGAGTAAAAACGGAATTGCAACAGAAAAGCTGATCCGGGTGCCGACGGGTGAAGGCAAGGCTGTGGCCGTGCGGCAATTCATCGGCGGGCAGGTAGACATGGTCTTCGGAAACTCAGTTCACGATGCCGCTATGCTGGGGCTGGCGCGGCACGCGTATGCTGTTAATCCCAATCCTGATCTGAAGCGGATTGCGCAAGAGCGGGGATGGACGATCTACGAGCCGGATTGAAGAAGCAGTCAGTACTCAGCATTCAGCACTCAGCCCCGATACCGCTTTCGTGACTACGGGGGGCGCCCCGAGTTCAAGGTGGGCCAACAGCTCGCCGAAACGAATCCCGAACCAGTAGTGAAAACTCCACGACGAGCTAAGGTTCCGGAACGTCCTGATCCGCAGGACAGGCCGCGCACATCGAATAGGCCTATGACACCGAAGGACCGGAGTCTTCAAGGCACACAAGAACAATTAGAAGGTATGGAACAGTATCAGGAGGACAAGGTAAAACAAGGAGCTGGAGCTGGTGAACGAGATGAACAACCGGGAGGCTATGGCGTCAGCAAGAGTAAGAGTGACCAGGCTGCCCAGCAGCGTCGCGGCAAAATCAGAAGTTTGAAGGACGCAGTGGAAGACGAGAAGCAAAGGAACGCAGAAGAGGACGTCACTGTTATCTTGTGTCGTTTGATCTTTTGACGTTAGCTATGGCGGCACGAAGGGTATCAATGGCCAGGGCGGCGGCGTGATTTGATTCGGGATTCAATCCACCTAAACCGGCAGTAAGGTCTTCGCTGCTGAGTTTTTTTGCGTAATCGAGAGTCCGATTGGTGACCAACTCAGTTAAAAGTGACCCGCAGGCGATGGAGGCAACGCATCCTTTGGCGCGAAAGCGGGCTTCAGTGATGTATCCATCCTTGAGTGTCAGCGTGAGGCGCAGCACATCGCCGCACACGGGGTTTTCCAGTTGCGCCGAAGCCGTGGGAGCAGGCAGGTCGCCCGCGTTGCGGGGGTGTTCGAAGTGATCGAGAAGTTGAGGTGAGTACATTATGAACGACTTACGGCACGAATAAAGAGGCTGCGGAAAAGCATCTATTTTGGCGCTCCGCTTCGCTGCGCGCATGCCTGCGGCAGCGCGGAAGTATTAGTTTCCAGCAACTTACGGCACAGCTAAAGCTGTGCCCCTCCGAAAGATCGCGCGCAAATTGAGTTTTTCAGCAAGGTCTGAAGTCATGCCCCCATCCGGAAGCTAATTTACATTATTCTAGCTGCATGCATTCTAATTACATTCCGCGACGGGTGGTATCGTTGCAGCCCAGCGCCACGGTCACGCTTGAGCGCCTGGGGCTGCTGGAGCGCGTAGTAGCCTGCACCAAGTGGTGTGGCGATGTTTGTCCACAAATCGCCGATCAGGCCCACACCATTGTTGCCGACTCGTGGACGGCCAAATCGGCAGATATTCTCGCCGCGCGTCCTGATCTGGTGATTGCTTCGGTTCCTTACCAGGCAGAGGCAGTGGGCGAAATCCTGAAGGCCGGAATCATGTTTCTGGGGCTGGCGCCACATTCGCTGCATGACATCTACACCGACATCGCTGCCATAGCCCGCATCATGGGAGAGCAGGAGGGCGGGCAGAAGGTTATTGGCGAGATGCAGGCGGAAATTCAACGGATCAAAACTACAGCCGAGGACGGCTGTGCCACACTTTTTTCTGAGGGCTCCGCTGCCCAGCGGCCTTTGGTTTTTTGTGAGGAGTGGGGCAAACCCGTCATTCATTCGCAAACCTGGGTAGCGGAACTGGTGGAAGCCGCTGGAGGCAAGTTCCTGGGCACCGCGGGAAGCAAAACCGATGCGGAGACCGTTAGCGCGGCGGATCCTGATGTGATGGTCATGGCCTGGTGTGGTGCAGGAGACCGGGTGCCACTGGAAAAGATCATCGAGCAGCGGGGCTGGGAAGGTTTAGCAGCCGCGCGGGAGCGCCGCATCTACTGCGTGCCCGACGAATTTCTTAACACACCCGCGCCTACGCTGATGGATGGATTGCATGCGCTGGCAGGAATTATTCATCCGGAGATATTTCCTGCGCACCCGAGAGTGAGGCGGATTGAGCATTGAGTCATTGAATCATCGGGTCATTTGGTCATTGAAGAATTGAGGAATCGGGTAATTGTGCAATTCAATCATTCCCTCCCCTCCTGTTACACTCACAAAATGCGTTTCGGAAAAATCCCAGCTTGTTGGATGGAGGCCGCACGATGAAGCAAGTGGTGGCGGCGCTGATCCTGGGCAATGACGGCAAGCTGCTTATCTGCCAGCGCACGAAGCACCAGTCTCTACCGCTGAAGTGGGAGTTCCCCGGAGGCAAGATCGAACCTGGAGAGCAGCCACGGGAGGCCCTCCGCCGCGAGTTGGAAGAGGAGCTGGGAATACAGGCACAAATAGGCGAAGAGGTAGCCCGCGTTCGGCATACTTACCAGAACGGAAATGTAGTTGATCTGCGCTTTTACCTGGTGCGTGAATACGATGGTAAATTGGTAAACCGGATTTTCCGCGACATACGCTGGGTTGAGCTTAAAGAGTTGCCGGGGTATGACTTTCTGGATGCGGACATTGGCCTGGTACACGATCTTGCAAGCGGCAAGTTATCGCTGCCGGCTATTTCTTCTTCATCGTCCGCAGAATTGTAATCACCATATCGGCGGTGATGATGCCGGCGAGCTCTCCTTTTTCATCTACCACGGGCAGGCTGAGCAAGTTGTATTTGTCGAAAAGCTCCACAACCTCGTCTTCGCTGGTTTCGAGCCGGCAGGAGATCAATTCAGGAGAAGAAATTTCCTTCAACGGAGTGGCTGGCGGCGCAATCGCGACGCTGACCAGGGGCACGGTGCCGACCAATTTGTTGGACTCATCCACCAGGTGGAGTGTGCTTAGAGTTTCTCTGCTGCCCTCGAAGGTGTAGAGGGCCTGGATAGCATCGGCAGCCGTGGCCTGGGGCCCAAAAGAAAGGAGGTAGGTGGTCATGCGACCGGCAGCAGTGTTTTCCGCATGCTCCAGCAGCTCTTCCACACTCTCGCGCTCTTCCGGTTCCATTTCCTCCAGAATTTCTTCGGAGGTTTCTTGCGACAGATCGGCAAGCAGGTCGGCGGCAGCGCTGGGGTCCATTTCTTCTACGATGTTGGCGGCACGGTCGTAATCCAGCGACTCCAAGATGGAAACTTGCATTTTAGGATCAACTTCTTCCAGAGCCCCAGCAGCCACTTCTTCATCAAGGGTTTCAAAGACAGCTTCGCGCTCGGCCGGGGCCAAATCTTCCAGAATGTCGGCAATATCCGCAGGATGGAGCTTGGAAAGACGAGTATGCTCGATGCGAAGTTTGACCCGGCGTGCCGGGTCGGTCTCGATCAGATCAACGAACTCCCAGGGAATGATGCGAGGAGGAATTTTTTCAAGTAAAGGCCGCAACGCAGGCCAAGGCACAACACCCTTGAGCAATCGCCGGACAGCGCCGCGCGCGCCTACATCAACGCCGGTGACTTTCAGCGCAATGTGATGATTGACGGCAACCGGCTCCAGATCAACATCGTTGACGCGTACAACCTTACGTCCGTGGACGTCTATGATCTGCTGGTCGAGCAGGTCGCGCTCCAAAAATAAATATCCTTCCGGACCCTTTCCGGAAAATTCCTGCCAGCCGCTGGAAGCAAGCGAAGATCGCAAGGAACGGCTTTCGACCGATTGCAAGGCATCGCGCAGAAGAAGACGGTCACCGTGTTTGGTGCGCACTACGATGCCGGCGATGCGGACCGGATCTTCCTGAGGAGAAATCGCCAAGCCACGCACACGACCAGCAACCGCGCCCGAAGAGTCTACTACGGGCGCGCCCAGCAGTTCGGTGAGCGCAACATTGGCCATGATTTAAGGATGCCTTGATTTCAGAATACCGTGGAGCGCAGCAAGAGGCCAGCTATTTTCGATGAATTAGATGGGTACCTTGAGGA is part of the Terriglobales bacterium genome and harbors:
- a CDS encoding NUDIX domain-containing protein gives rise to the protein MKQVVAALILGNDGKLLICQRTKHQSLPLKWEFPGGKIEPGEQPREALRRELEEELGIQAQIGEEVARVRHTYQNGNVVDLRFYLVREYDGKLVNRIFRDIRWVELKELPGYDFLDADIGLVHDLASGKLSLPAISSSSSAEL
- a CDS encoding CBS domain-containing protein — protein: MANVALTELLGAPVVDSSGAVAGRVRGLAISPQEDPVRIAGIVVRTKHGDRLLLRDALQSVESRSLRSSLASSGWQEFSGKGPEGYLFLERDLLDQQIIDVHGRKVVRVNDVDLEPVAVNHHIALKVTGVDVGARGAVRRLLKGVVPWPALRPLLEKIPPRIIPWEFVDLIETDPARRVKLRIEHTRLSKLHPADIADILEDLAPAEREAVFETLDEEVAAGALEEVDPKMQVSILESLDYDRAANIVEEMDPSAAADLLADLSQETSEEILEEMEPEERESVEELLEHAENTAAGRMTTYLLSFGPQATAADAIQALYTFEGSRETLSTLHLVDESNKLVGTVPLVSVAIAPPATPLKEISSPELISCRLETSEDEVVELFDKYNLLSLPVVDEKGELAGIITADMVITILRTMKKK
- a CDS encoding iron-sulfur cluster assembly scaffold protein, with product MYSPQLLDHFEHPRNAGDLPAPTASAQLENPVCGDVLRLTLTLKDGYITEARFRAKGCVASIACGSLLTELVTNRTLDYAKKLSSEDLTAGLGGLNPESNHAAALAIDTLRAAIANVKRSNDTR
- a CDS encoding haloacid dehalogenase-like hydrolase, with the protein product MNNFSDKRGPIPISEKVISLSEKATRFIDAIVALRPAIAVFDCDDTLWKGDSGKGFMDWEIENKIVSDKVAAWARVRYAEYVQGKVSEEDMCGEMVAWHKGTEIAVLEDAGERYFVERVEKQVFPEMQELVARLINAGCDVWAVSSTNEWVIRAGVSRYGIRADHVLAVSLESKNGIATEKLIRVPTGEGKAVAVRQFIGGQVDMVFGNSVHDAAMLGLARHAYAVNPNPDLKRIAQERGWTIYEPD
- a CDS encoding ABC transporter substrate-binding protein, which produces MHSNYIPRRVVSLQPSATVTLERLGLLERVVACTKWCGDVCPQIADQAHTIVADSWTAKSADILAARPDLVIASVPYQAEAVGEILKAGIMFLGLAPHSLHDIYTDIAAIARIMGEQEGGQKVIGEMQAEIQRIKTTAEDGCATLFSEGSAAQRPLVFCEEWGKPVIHSQTWVAELVEAAGGKFLGTAGSKTDAETVSAADPDVMVMAWCGAGDRVPLEKIIEQRGWEGLAAARERRIYCVPDEFLNTPAPTLMDGLHALAGIIHPEIFPAHPRVRRIEH